A window from Cryptomeria japonica chromosome 1, Sugi_1.0, whole genome shotgun sequence encodes these proteins:
- the LOC131062474 gene encoding 3-dehydrosphinganine reductase TSC10A gives MKIRSPWLQSLEGKHVLITGGSSGIGLAIAKEALSQGAFVTLVARSSTKLEKAEQNLVKDGATKHKILTKVADVGVYETLAKAIKEAFEWRAVDVLVCNAGAAKTALLDEGRIEDLHAIIRTNLTGVVNTLHVGIPLLKQRSAQTLMSIVLMNSRSGMYALYGNSVYTATKHALKGLGETLKLELMPYNIRISMVFPGFVDTPMLNYSGLEDDKDILQMIKDISFYSRSRIETPEHVAKYTLEETKKGTFLITSQFGGLVLSIFSRGPMPAESFGRALIELILCIPFRLFSFVVACYVYYVIQHRYNKKC, from the exons ATGAAGATCAGATCACCATGGCTGCAATCTTTGGAGGGCAAGCATGTTCTGATAACAGGTGGATCAAGTGGGATTGGGCTTGCCATTGCCAAAGAGGCTCTCTCTCAAGGAGCTTTCGTTACACTTGTAGCCAGAAGCTCCACTAAATTGGAGAAAGCAGAACAAAATCTTGTCAAAGATGGTGCTACCAAACATAAAATATTAACCAAG gTTGCAGATGTGGGTGTGTATGAAACTTTGGCAAAGGCAATAAAGGAAGCTTTTGAATGGAGGGCTGTTGATGTGCTGGTTTGCAATGCAGGTGCTGCAAAAACTGCACTTCTGGATGAGGGCAGGATTGAAGATCTGCATGCCATCATTCGGACTAACTTGACAGGGGTTGTCAATACTTTGCATGTTGGGATTCCATTGTTGAAGCAGAGGAGTGCCCAAACACTCATGTCCATTGTTCTAATGAATTCTCGGTCAGGAATG TACGCTTTGTATGGTAACTCTGTGTATACTGCAACCAAACATGCTCTAAAAGGACTTGGAGAAACTCTCAAGCTTGAATTGATGCCTTATAACATCCGCATTAGCATGGTGTTTCCAGGGTTTGTGGACACTCCCATGCTTAATTACA GCGGCTTGGAGGATGACAAAGATATTTTGCAGATGATTAAGGACATAAGTTTCTACAGCCGAAGTCGAATAGAGACACCTGAGCATGTTGCAAAATATACACTAGAAGAAACAAAGAAAGGAACGTTTCTCATCACAAGCCAATTTGGTGGTCTTGTATTATCAATATTCTCTCGTGGACCTATGCCTGCAGAGTCATTTGGAAGGGCTCTGATAGAATTGATATTATGTATTCCTTTTAGACTCTTTAGCTTCGTGGTTGCTTGTTATGTGTACTATGTTATACAACATAGATATAATAAGAAATGTTAG